The following proteins are co-located in the Solanum pennellii chromosome 8, SPENNV200 genome:
- the LOC107028126 gene encoding uncharacterized protein LOC107028126 isoform X3, translated as MDTSQWPQGIVVKTMEEMKIPKNTNTRKIRAQQQQNDEALKNCPSSISDGGYECHNIIQDLQVCTSTTTSGGILFPFEDLKQVSNTSEQSRDGESSSNGYWDVILGGN; from the exons ATGGACACTTCTCAATGGCCACAG GGTATTGTGGTGAAAACCATGGAAGAGATGAAAATACCAAAGAATACAAATACAAGGAAAATTAgggctcaacaacaacaaaatgatGAAGCTTTGAAGAATTGTCCAAG TAGTATTAGTGATGGTGGCTATGAATGTCATAACATTATTCAAGATTTGCAAGTGTGTACAAGTACAACAACAAGTGGAGGGATTTTGTTTCCTTTTGAAGATCTAAAGCAAGTTTCAAACACAAGTGAGCAAAGTAGAGATGGAGAATCATCATCAAATGGATATTGGGATGTAATTTTAGGAGGAAATTGA
- the LOC107028126 gene encoding dof zinc finger protein DOF4.6-like isoform X1, which translates to MDTSQWPQGIVVKTMEEMKIPKNTNTRKIRAQQQQNDEALKNCPRCNSTNTKFCYYNNYSLSQPRFFCKNCRRYWTDGGSLRNIPIGGVSRKSKKSSSINTMKNNIISPKVQDINNNNNNNNPNNKGVDQDLNLDFSSDFKIISELIQVPNNNSFMPIMPNISNPNSIYLFSSNLDHGLIGSSSISDGGYECHNIIQDLQVCTSTTTSGGILFPFEDLKQVSNTSEQSRDGESSSNGYWDVILGGN; encoded by the exons ATGGACACTTCTCAATGGCCACAG GGTATTGTGGTGAAAACCATGGAAGAGATGAAAATACCAAAGAATACAAATACAAGGAAAATTAgggctcaacaacaacaaaatgatGAAGCTTTGAAGAATTGTCCAAGGTGCAATTCAACAAACACAAAGTTTTGTTATTACAATAACTATAGTCTTTCTCAACCAAGATTTTTTTGTAAGAATTGTAGAAGATATTGGACTGATGGTGGATCTCTTAGGAACATTCCTATTGGTGGAGTTTCAAGAAAATCCAAGAAATCATCATCAATTAatactatgaaaaataatattatttctccTAAAGTACaagatattaataataataataataataacaatccTAATAATAAAGGGGTTGATCAAGATCTCAACTTGGATTTTTCATCTGATTTCAAGATTATCTCTGAGTTGATACAAGTAccaaataataattcatttatgCCAATCATGCCTAATATTTCTAatccaaattcaatttatttattctcTAGTAATTTGGATCATGGTTTAATTGGAAGTAGTAGTATTAGTGATGGTGGCTATGAATGTCATAACATTATTCAAGATTTGCAAGTGTGTACAAGTACAACAACAAGTGGAGGGATTTTGTTTCCTTTTGAAGATCTAAAGCAAGTTTCAAACACAAGTGAGCAAAGTAGAGATGGAGAATCATCATCAAATGGATATTGGGATGTAATTTTAGGAGGAAATTGA
- the LOC107028126 gene encoding uncharacterized protein LOC107028126 isoform X2, with translation MDTSQWPQGIVVKTMEEMKIPKNTNTRKIRAQQQQNDEALKNCPSNLDHGLIGSSSISDGGYECHNIIQDLQVCTSTTTSGGILFPFEDLKQVSNTSEQSRDGESSSNGYWDVILGGN, from the exons ATGGACACTTCTCAATGGCCACAG GGTATTGTGGTGAAAACCATGGAAGAGATGAAAATACCAAAGAATACAAATACAAGGAAAATTAgggctcaacaacaacaaaatgatGAAGCTTTGAAGAATTGTCCAAG TAATTTGGATCATGGTTTAATTGGAAGTAGTAGTATTAGTGATGGTGGCTATGAATGTCATAACATTATTCAAGATTTGCAAGTGTGTACAAGTACAACAACAAGTGGAGGGATTTTGTTTCCTTTTGAAGATCTAAAGCAAGTTTCAAACACAAGTGAGCAAAGTAGAGATGGAGAATCATCATCAAATGGATATTGGGATGTAATTTTAGGAGGAAATTGA